TCACCGCCCAGTGATTGGGGACGTGGGGCAGCAGGAAGCCGCCGGCCTCTTTTTCGCCCAAGTAGAATTTATAGGAAGCCAGCGCCAGGCAGGCGCAGACGAAGCTCGAGGCGATGTCGACGAACATCGCGGTCGGCCGGCGCAGCTTTTCGGGCAGGAAGCGGTGAACCAAGTCCATCGCCAAGTGGCCGCCTTCCTTGGTGGCGACCGAGGCGCCGATGAAGCCGACCCAAAGCACCAAGTGGCGGACCAAGGCGTCGCCCCATTCGATGCCGGTGTTGAAGAAATTGCGGAGGACGACCTGGGCGAAGGCCAGGCCGATCATCCCGATCAAGATCAGGGTGAGGAGCGCGCTCTCGAGCTTCTCCAAAGCCTGGTCGAGCGAGGGAACCGCGAAGAGCAGGATGGAGCCGACGACGATGGCGGCGGCGAAGATATAAAGAAAAGTCGAGCTGATCTCGATCATGGGAATCCGGCCTCGAAATTGGGGCCTGCTGCTTAACCTTAGGCCGGATCGAGATCAATCTTTTTCAGGGATTTTCCCTCCCCTTTGTAAGGGGAGGGTCAGGGAGGGGTAGAGTGGTGGCGATTTTGCCGGACTCCGGCGTATTAGCCAGCGCTCTACCTCCCCCAGCCCCCTCCTTACAAAGGAGGGGGTAAGAGACTTACTTGCGAACCTCCGCGATATAGCCCTTCACCCGCTCGAGCAGGGCGGCCGGATAGAGGCTGCCGGCCAGCTTGGGATAGACGGCTTCCGAGAGCTGGATCATCTCTTCCTTGGCCTTGGGATCCACCGCGACGACCTGGATGCCGTTCTTCTTCAGGGTGCCGAGGGCCGAGGTGTTCTCGGCCCGGATCTTGGTCACCAGCGAAGCCCCGTGCTTCTGGGCGGTGGCCTTGAGCATGGCCTGGAGGTCGGGCGGCAGCTTATTGAACTGAGCCTTGGTGATGAGCAGGCCGCCGGTGGAGTTGGCCAGGTTGACATCGGTCATGTACTTGACCTTGGTGAACCACTGGAGGGCGATGATGCCTAAGGGCGGACCGTAGACGCCGTCGATCAAATTGGTTTGGAGCGAGGTCAGGACGTCGGGCAGGGCCAGCGGAATCGGCACGATGCCGAGGCTTTCGTACATGGCCTTGACCAGCGGGTCGCCTTCCCAGGCCCACATCTTGACGCCCTTCATGTCGTCTTTATTGGCGATGGGCTTGTTGGAGAAGATGTTGACGAAGCCGGCCTCGGCCCAGCCGAGGAGGATGAAGCCGCTAGCCTCGAATTGTTTCTCGAATTCCGGTTGGAGCTTGCCCTTGACGTAGTCGACCTCTTGGTAATTGCGGAACAGCATCGGCAACTCGAGGATCCGGACCGAGGGCACGATCTGGCCCAAGCCGACGCCGGTGAAGGCCGCGGCATGGACTTGGCCGATCCGCATCTTGCGGAGCACGTCGCGCTCGTCGCCGCTGACGCCGCCGGCGTAGATCTTGAGGGCCAAGCGGCCGCCGCTTTGAGTTTGCAGGTCCTGGCTCATCGCCTCCATCTCCTTGACCCAGGTCGAGCCTTCGGGAGCCAAGACCGAGAGCTTGATCTCGTGCTCGGCGACGGCCTGAGCGGAGCCGGCGCTGAGCGCCAGCCCCAAAATGGCGAGGCTTAAAGAACGTAATTTCGAATGCATGCTAGCTTTCCTCCTCGTGAGGGCTTCCGCCCTTATTTTTTCTTCTTAGGGGTCTTGCCAGACTCGGACTGGCTGAAAAACAGCGACTTCTTGTCCAACAAGATCTGGGCCCGCCGCTTGGCCAGCTCGTTGGAGAGGCGTTGCTCGGGCAAGGCCGCGGCGTCGGCGGCGAGGGTTTCGTTCAGCAGCCGGTTATAGAGCCCGTCGTCCTGGACCTGGACCGCGTAATATTGAGCCTCGCTGACCGGGCCCATCAGGTATTTGCCCTCGCTGATCTGGA
This sequence is a window from bacterium. Protein-coding genes within it:
- a CDS encoding TRAP transporter small permease encodes the protein MIEISSTFLYIFAAAIVVGSILLFAVPSLDQALEKLESALLTLILIGMIGLAFAQVVLRNFFNTGIEWGDALVRHLVLWVGFIGASVATKEGGHLAMDLVHRFLPEKLRRPTAMFVDIASSFVCACLALASYKFYLGEKEAGGFLLPHVPNHWAVIVIPVGFFLMSLRFGKKVFVDIERLIKGLPSEPAKQGVH
- the dctP gene encoding TRAP transporter substrate-binding protein DctP, encoding MHSKLRSLSLAILGLALSAGSAQAVAEHEIKLSVLAPEGSTWVKEMEAMSQDLQTQSGGRLALKIYAGGVSGDERDVLRKMRIGQVHAAAFTGVGLGQIVPSVRILELPMLFRNYQEVDYVKGKLQPEFEKQFEASGFILLGWAEAGFVNIFSNKPIANKDDMKGVKMWAWEGDPLVKAMYESLGIVPIPLALPDVLTSLQTNLIDGVYGPPLGIIALQWFTKVKYMTDVNLANSTGGLLITKAQFNKLPPDLQAMLKATAQKHGASLVTKIRAENTSALGTLKKNGIQVVAVDPKAKEEMIQLSEAVYPKLAGSLYPAALLERVKGYIAEVRK